In Bacteroidales bacterium, the sequence GCGATTTAAGAAAACAATAAATAGCACTGGGTGCTTATTTCCTTTTTTGTTTAAAAAAAACAGTCAACATCTCGGAGCATTCCTTCTCCAGTATGCCGGGTGTCACAGAAGTGGATGGATGCAACAATGTTTGCGGATAAAAGGAAAATCCCCGTTTCGGATCAGGAGCGCCATACACTATCCGTGAGATTTGCGACCAATAAAGAGCTCCGGCACACATGATACACGGTTCGAGTGTAACATAAAGCGTACAATCTTTAAGGTATTTTCCACCCAGATAAGATGATGATGCAGTTATGGCCTGCATTTCAGCATGGGCAGTAACATCATTTAAGGTCTCGGTCAGGTTATGTGCACGTGCAATAACCCTGTTCCCGGATACAACTACAGCACCTACCGGTACTTCATCTTTTTCCCGTGCTTTTAGCGCTTCTTTTAGCGCTTCCTTCATCCAAAGCTCGTCTGTAAACAAAATTTCAAGTATTAAAATTTATATACTATAAATTAAAGATACGGATAATTATTCATCTATCCAAATAATCGACATAAATTCATCAATAATTTATTGAGCGGAAAAGATAAAAATAAGTGGCTGGTCTGTCCGATTCAAATCATTTTTCTGGTGTTTGGTACATTGTTTGTTGCAGAGTTGTGCATAATTATCTTTTATTATGTCATTGTTCCGCTTTTTGTTCATAGTGATTTGCCTATCAATCGGGGGCTTATCATGCAACGGGAAAAAACAACGAATCGATTCAGGATCGGGAAATAATATGGTTGATTCGGCACTGGTTCAATATGCTCATGGATTTACCATAAAAAAGGATGGAAACGTCACCCTATTGATGGTCTCAAACCCATGGCAGGGAGCACAGGGTGTCAAATATCATTATGTTCTTTGTCCTAAAGGTGAAAGAATTCCTGAAAAGTATGCTCATTATCCTGTTATATATACTCCGGTAGAGCGTGTAATTTGTTTAGCGACTACACATATTGCCATGTTGTCGGCACTTGGAAAAACATCCAGCATCAAAGCATTATCCGGACCGGCATTTGTATCAGACAGTGCTGTCGTCCGGGCCATTTCCGATGGCCGGATCATCGATATCGGCTATGATCAGGCGTTGAATTTTGAAAGAATTATTGCACTCAAACCCGATGTTATCTTTGCTTATGGTGTAGGTCATGAGATATTAGGCTCATTGACCCGTCTTACCGATCTGGGATTGAATGTGGTGCTCAATGCAGAATACTTGGAACGAACAGCACTGGGTAAGGCTGAATGGCTTAAATTTATGGCCGGATTTTATAATTGTGGAGCATTGGCCGATTCTTTGTTTGATTCGATACAAGAAGAATACAATCGTTTACGTGAATTGGCCGGGAGTGTTCAACAAAAACCGACGGTGATGTGCGGATTACCGTGGCAGGGATCCTGGTATATTCCCGGTGGAAGAACAACAACTGCAAATATGATTGCTGATGCTGGAGGGAATTATTTATGGAAACACAATGATTCTCATGAAAGTTATCCGATTAATATCGAGGCTATTATTGAAAAAGGCAGTGTCGCCGACTTGTGGATAGATACTGGCTCGGCGAAGAGCCTGAATGAAATAAAATCGGTTGATGAACGATTGGTGTATACTCAACCATGGAAGACCGGAAAAGTTTATAATAATTATGCCCGTATGAGTGCAGGAGGTGGAAATGATTTTTTTGAATCAGGTGTTGTACAGCCACACTTGATATTAAAAGACCTGATCAAAATTTTCCATCCGGATCTTTTGCCCGGGCATCAACTATATTACTATATCAAATTAAATTGATCATATCGATTTCATGATACGTTGATGATTTGATGCAGATCATCAAAAAAATCAGGAATAGTCATTATTTTTCAAAATAAAATATTAGGTTTGTTTGTTTTTAATAAATGTCTTACCAATGAATAAAATAGAATCACTCATTGCTCCCCAGACGAAAGAGTTTATAAAAACCTGTCGTAAATATTTCGAATATCTGGAAACTTTACCGGATAAAAAAATTACTGATTTTTGGGGAGTACAATTAAACATGCTTTCTGAAATTTACAATGGAGTATTCTCTCTTCCTGAAATTGAGGCTCGATATTCATCGGATGTGGATAAGTTTGTCAATGAAAAAAGTTATAATAAGATATTTACCAGTCTCCTGGCTTATATCGGGGCTTTGGACTCATTTCCGGACTTTTCGGATTTAAGCCATCCGGGAGCACTGAAAGTAATGGATGTCAGCCTGTCTGAAATTTTGACTGATGTCTATCAGGAAATAAAAGATTTTGTATTGCTGTATGAAACAGGAACACTGGAAAATATGAATGATGCTATTGCCGAATGTGCCGAAACTTTTGGGCAATATTGGGGTGTGAAGCTATTAAGTGCACTACGCATTATGCATGTTAACCTTTATCAACATCGATATGCCGAAACAAAAAAGACCCAGCAACTGGAAATTGACATAGATGAGGTGATAGGGGATTATGATGGTGAAGAAGAATAGGTTTGTTTCTCTTCAAAATATTGATGTAAAATGTTTGTTTCCGAGATATCTAAAGAAGACCTTCAAACTTTACCCCTGGTCCGGTTTTCAGGAGCCATTCATGTGGTTGAGAATGAGAAACACGCCGATATCTCAGTCAGGCAATTAGAAAAATTCTCTGTGTTGGGTTTTGATACGGAAACCCGGCCTTCGTTCACCAAAGGAAAAATAAATAAAGTGGCATTGTTGCAATTGGCTACGGAAACGGATGCATACCTGTTTCGATTGTGTAAAATGGGCATGTCACCGAAGTTGATGTCTTTATTATCCAATCCCAATATTTTGAAAGTCGGTGCAGCTATAAAAAATGACATTGACGTATTGCATCGTATCGCAAAAATACGACCATCCGGTTTTGTTGACCTGCAAAATATGGTTAAGGATTTTGGAATTAAAAATACAGGACTGGCAAAAATGGCAGGTATTATTTTAAATGTTCGTATCTCTAAGTCTCAACAACTTTCAAACTGGGAAAATAGCATATTGACCGATGCACAGGAAAAATATGCAGCTACTGATGCATGGATGTGTTATGTGATATACCAAAAACTGAATGAACAAAAATAATGACCCGTCAAGAACTCTATCAACATGTGACTACATGGTTTCAGGAGAATATGCCTGAGCCGGAAACGGAATTGCATTACCGTACTCCTTATGAGTTATTGGTGGCAGTGATACTTTCCGCCCAGTGTACGGATAAAAGGGTCAATATGATTACTCCTGCTTTTTATGAGCGGTACCCGGTTCCGGAGTTGTTGGCCCGGGCTACTCAGGAAGAGGTATTCGAATTAATCAGAAGTTGCTCCTATCCGAACAACAAATCAAAGCATTTAATAGGGATGGCACGTATATTAGTCGAAAAATACGATGGTAAAGTCCCGGAAAACTATGATGACCTGATTGCGCTGCCTGGTGTAGGTAGAAAAACAGCTAATGTCGTTGCTTCTGTTGTTTTTCAGAAACCGGCGCTAGCGGTTGATACCCATGTGTTTCGTGTATCAAACCGGATTGGGCTAACTATGCATGCGAAAACACCATTAGAGTCTGAAAAACAGTTGACTAAATATTTTCCTGAGAATTTGTGGGGAATAGCGCATCACTGGCTGATTCTTCATGGTCGTTATACCTGTACGGCCAGGGCGCCAAAATGCAAACAATGTGGCTTAAGTCAGTGGTGTAAGGACTATAAGAGAACTTATCTGACTAAATAGCAGTCTTTAAAAGAAATAAAAAACAGAATTCCCTTTGAATTCACAAAAAAAATCGTCTATTTTGCAATGTTTTTAAGTTGTAACAAGTGGATTTTATATACCAATTAGATTATTTTTACCGGATTATACTTGTTGTTTTTCTTTTTGCCGTAATCGTTCAACTGGCATATTATCTTTTTATATATATTCGTCCGTTGCTTAGAAAAGAAAAGAAATCAAAAGCAACCATTGAAATACCTCCGGTATCTGTTATTATATGTGCACGTAACGAACAGGAAAACCTTTCACAGAATTTAGTGTCGATCCTGACGCAGGATTACCCGTCATATGAAGTGATTGTAGTGAATGATTGTTCAGAAGATGATACGGAAGAGTTATTGGCCCGGCTTAAAGGAGAATATCCGCGATTACGCAGTACTATTATTAAAAAAGATGCTTCATTCGTCAACGGTAAAAAATTTGCTGCAACATTAGGGGTAAAAGCAGCTAAATACGAATGGTTGTTATTTACCGATGCGGATTGTAAACCGGCAGGTCCCCAATGGATAAGTTCCATGAGCAAATATTTTGTTGATAAGAAAAGTATTGTTTTAGGATATGGCGGATACATCAATGAAAAAGGTTTTCTAAATAGATGGATTAAATATGACACCTGTTTCATTGCACTTCAATATTTTGGATTTGCTATGTCAGGAATGCCGTATATGGGTGTGGGCCGTAATATGGCTTATCGGAAATCTTTATTTTATGAACACAATGGTTTTGCCGCACATGCACATATTTTATCAGGTGATGACGATCTTTTTGTTAATCAGGCAGCAACAAAGAAAAATGTAGCTGTTAATCTTTCACCGGATTCATATACTTATTCTGTCCCTAAAAAGACTTTCCGCGAATGGGTCTGGCAGAAAAGCAGGCATATCAGCACCAGTAAATATTATAAGCCAAAACATTCTTTTTTTCTGGGACTTGAACCAATTTCAAGGGTACTGTTTTGGGGTGTTTTTGCCATATTGATGTTTCAACCATTACTTTGGCAATATGTTCTGGCAATATTTTTATTGCGGGTAATTATTTTTTTGATTATCTTTGGCATAGCAACCAGAAAATTTAACGTAAAAGGCATCATGCCTTTCGTCGTGTTTTTTGATTTAGCCATGCCCTTTGTATATGTTTACGTATTTCTATTGAATCGTATATCTTCAAAGCAAAACAAATGGAAATAAACCCGGATGCTTTATCCAGTAAGGCAAAATTAGATGCTGAATTGGTACAACAGGCTATTGATGGAGATCAAAAAGCTTATGCGGAATTAATGGAACGTTACCGTGATGCCATCTATTTTATGCTGCTCAAGATGGTCAATAATACTGCCGATGCGGAAGATCTGACAATTGAGGCGTTTGGAAAGGCATTCAAAAGCATTATTCAATATACTCCTAATTTTGCTTTCAGTACATGGTTGTTTAAAATTGCGTCTAACAATGCAATTGATTTTATGAGGAAAAAGAAACTGAACAATGTATCTATCGATGAAACATTACGTGAAACGGATGTAGCACCTATTAGCATACGTTCTGAACAACCGACGCCTGAGGAAAGTATGATCACCGAACAAAAGATTCTCTTACTTCGTTCTGTTGTCTCCAAGCTTAAACCTCGTTACCGGAAATTGGTGGAATTGCGGTACTTTTATGAATATTCATATGAAGAGATCAGCGAAGAAATGGGACTACCTATCGGGACGGTGAAAGCACAATTATTCCGCGCCCGGGAATTGTTGCAGAATATACTGAAAAACAATCAGGTACGGCCATAAATTTTATTGCGGTTTTATGGGTTTGATTAACAGATATTAAATACATGTTACAGGCAGACCTTATCTTACAATATTTTCCACATCTTTCATCGCGGCAAATTGAACAGTTCTCCATGCTCGATCCTTTGTATCGGGAATGGAACCAACGTATCAATGTTATTTCGCGTAAAGATATAGACGCAATATTTGAGCATCATATTCTCCATTCTCTGGCAATAGCCAAAGTGATCGATTTTGCACCATCGGCGAAAATCCTTGACATAGGTACCGGAGGAGGCTTTCCCGGAATTCCAATGGCTATTTTTTTCCCGGAAACAAAATTTCACCTGATTGATTCTATTGCAAAGAAACTTAAAGTGGTGGATGCTATTGTCGAAAGTTTACAACTGGAAAATGTGACATCGCAGCATATACGTGCAGAACAGCTACATGCGCAGTATGATTTTATCGTAAGTCGGGCTGTAACCAACTTCCATTCCTTTTTACCATGGATTCAGGGGAAAATGCTCAATCGTCGTTTGCATAAAACTCCCAATGGCGCTTTTTTCCTTAAAGGGGGTGATGTAGATGATGAATTAGGGATGTATGCGAAAAAAGCAACTATATTTCCTATCAGTGATTTTTTCCCTGATCCGTTTTATGAAGGGAAAAAAGTTATTTATCTGCCGGCATCGTAAACCTACGCATTATCCATCCAATTCTTTTGTGTCCATATTATTGCCAATGTTTTCAAAAGTATTATTTTTTCTTTTGATTTGTTCGGTCCACGTGATGAGTTTTCGATGATTTTTTGTAATATTGCCATTCGATTTTCCGAGAAACTTAATTGAAGCAAAATATTTCTTTATCATCAACTGAAAAAGCATGAAATTTGTCGTATCAAGCACTGAATTATTGAGTCATTTACAGGCGATTAGTAAAGTGATCAACAGTAAAAACACTCTTCCTATTTTGGATAATTTCCTGTTCAAATTGGATGGAAACACGTTGGAGATCACAGCATCAGATCTGGAAACGACCCTAATCACCAGGATGACTTTAACCAACGCATCTGATCCGGGAGCTATTGCTGTTCCTGCGAAATTTCTTACCGAATATTTGGGTAAGTTTTCTGAACAGCCGTTGACTTTTAACATCAATACCGAAACTTATTCTATCCATATCAATTCCGAAACGGGAGAATCAAACATCATGGGGTATGATGCGGAAGATTTTCCACAGCTTCCGGAGCTGAAAAAAGATATGGTTTCACCATTGAGTATGCCTGCTGATGTCGTATTGCAAGGTGTTAGTAAAACCATCTTTGCTACTGGTGATGATGAATTACGTCCTGTAATGAATGGTATATTTGTGGAAATGACTACCGACAATATCACTTTTGTGGCTTCTGATTCACATATGTTGGTACGTTACCGTCGTGACGATGTGAAAGCGGAAAAGAACGGTTCATTTATCCTTCCCAAAAAACCGGCCTCTCTTTTAAGGACAGTGCTGGCAAAAGAACAGGAAAATGTTGAAATCTCATTCGATGATAAAAATGCTTTATTCAAACTTTCGGATTATACGATGGTATGTCGTTTGGTAGAAGGAATGTACCCAGCTTATAATTCTGTAATTCCTACAGACAACCCGAATAAAATGGTCATCGACAGGGTGGAATTCCTTAGTTCATTACGTCGGGTACAAATGTTCGCAAATCAAGCAACAAATCTGGTGAAGATGGAGTTGAAAGGTAATCAGGTAACTATCTTTGCCCAGGATATCGATTTCTCTATTGCTTCCCATGATACCTTGAAATGTCAATACGACGGTGATAATATGAATATCGGATTCAAGGCAAATTTCCTGTCGGAATTAGTTGCCAACCTATCCTCTACAGATATCAGTATGGAAATGTCCGATCCGTCAAGAGCCATCCTTGTTCTTCCTGTCCAGGTGGAAATTGAAGGCGAAGATATATTGATGCTCATCATGCCGATGACCATCGCTGAATAATCATGAAAAATCTCATTTACGGATATGGCACATCTTTGAAACGAGTGTTCCATATCCGTTTCATTTAATTACATATTATCATACGCTGAATTATGAAGCTTAATCTTAAAAATCCGTTGGTATTTTTCGATTTGGAAACAACAGGAATGAATATCGCTTCCGACCGTATTGTTGAGATATCCTACCTGAAGGTATATCCAGATCAGCGTGAAGAAATTAAGACATACCGCGTAAATCCTACTATTCCGATACCAAAGGAAACGACAGCCATTCATGGAATCTGCGATGATGATGTAAAAGAAGCACCTACTTTCAATGAAATTGCCAAGACTTTAGTGAATTGCTTTGAAGGTTGTGATTTTGCCGGTTATAATTCCAATAAATTCGATCTGCCGTTGCTGGCAGAAGAATTTTTACGGGCCAATCTGGATTTTGACCTGAAAAAACGGAAATTTATTGATGTCCAGGTTATTTTTTATAAAAAAGAGCAACGCACATTAAGCGCAGCTTATCAGTTTTATTGCAATAAAGATCTTACCAATGCCCACAGTGCCGAAGCAGATACCCGTGCAACTTATGAAGTATTGCAATCGCAGCTCGACATGTATCAGGACCTGGCCAATGATGTGGACTTACTGTCTGAATTTTCCGCTCATACAAAAACAGCGGATTTCGTCGGGCGTATCATCTACAATGAAAATAAGGAAGAAGTATTTAATTTCGGGAAATATAAGGGTCAGACCGTAACATCGGTCTTGGCAAAAGATCCTGCATATTATGGGTGGATGATGAACGGGGATTTTCCCCAATACACCAAAAATGTCCTTACAGCTATTAAGTTACGGGGATTTAACAGTAAATAATACTGTGCTTGTCCTTTACAGGATACGCAGTTTCTTATAAATTTATTCACTATTTATATACTGAAGTCAGTATGCAAAAAATAATTATTTCCACAGGAAACGCTCCCAAGGCAATTGGGCCATACAGCCAAGCTATTGAAAGTAATGGTATGTTGTTCATATCGGGACAAATACCTATTGATCCCAAAACAGGTAAAATCGTTGAAGGAGGAATTGTAGAACAGACAGAACAGGTATTAAAAAATATTGGTGCAATATTATATGCTGCCGGATGTTCGTATAAAAATGTTGTCAAGTCAACCTGCCTGTTAGCAGAAATGGCTTTTTTTAAAGACATGAATGAAGTATATGCACGTTATTTCCCTGTAGATCCTCCGGCACGTGCTGCTTTTGCCGTGAAAGAATTACCCATGCAGGTATTGGTGGAAATTGAAGTGATTGCTGTTAAATAACATTATCTTTA encodes:
- a CDS encoding nucleoside deaminase is translated as MKEALKEALKAREKDEVPVGAVVVSGNRVIARAHNLTETLNDVTAHAEMQAITASSSYLGGKYLKDCTLYVTLEPCIMCAGALYWSQISRIVYGAPDPKRGFSFYPQTLLHPSTSVTPGILEKECSEMLTVFFKQKRK
- a CDS encoding ABC transporter substrate-binding protein, with product MICLSIGGLSCNGKKQRIDSGSGNNMVDSALVQYAHGFTIKKDGNVTLLMVSNPWQGAQGVKYHYVLCPKGERIPEKYAHYPVIYTPVERVICLATTHIAMLSALGKTSSIKALSGPAFVSDSAVVRAISDGRIIDIGYDQALNFERIIALKPDVIFAYGVGHEILGSLTRLTDLGLNVVLNAEYLERTALGKAEWLKFMAGFYNCGALADSLFDSIQEEYNRLRELAGSVQQKPTVMCGLPWQGSWYIPGGRTTTANMIADAGGNYLWKHNDSHESYPINIEAIIEKGSVADLWIDTGSAKSLNEIKSVDERLVYTQPWKTGKVYNNYARMSAGGGNDFFESGVVQPHLILKDLIKIFHPDLLPGHQLYYYIKLN
- a CDS encoding DUF5063 domain-containing protein gives rise to the protein MNKIESLIAPQTKEFIKTCRKYFEYLETLPDKKITDFWGVQLNMLSEIYNGVFSLPEIEARYSSDVDKFVNEKSYNKIFTSLLAYIGALDSFPDFSDLSHPGALKVMDVSLSEILTDVYQEIKDFVLLYETGTLENMNDAIAECAETFGQYWGVKLLSALRIMHVNLYQHRYAETKKTQQLEIDIDEVIGDYDGEEE
- a CDS encoding 3'-5' exonuclease domain-containing protein 2, which translates into the protein MFVSEISKEDLQTLPLVRFSGAIHVVENEKHADISVRQLEKFSVLGFDTETRPSFTKGKINKVALLQLATETDAYLFRLCKMGMSPKLMSLLSNPNILKVGAAIKNDIDVLHRIAKIRPSGFVDLQNMVKDFGIKNTGLAKMAGIILNVRISKSQQLSNWENSILTDAQEKYAATDAWMCYVIYQKLNEQK
- the nth gene encoding endonuclease III, which gives rise to MTRQELYQHVTTWFQENMPEPETELHYRTPYELLVAVILSAQCTDKRVNMITPAFYERYPVPELLARATQEEVFELIRSCSYPNNKSKHLIGMARILVEKYDGKVPENYDDLIALPGVGRKTANVVASVVFQKPALAVDTHVFRVSNRIGLTMHAKTPLESEKQLTKYFPENLWGIAHHWLILHGRYTCTARAPKCKQCGLSQWCKDYKRTYLTK
- a CDS encoding glycosyltransferase; the protein is MDFIYQLDYFYRIILVVFLFAVIVQLAYYLFIYIRPLLRKEKKSKATIEIPPVSVIICARNEQENLSQNLVSILTQDYPSYEVIVVNDCSEDDTEELLARLKGEYPRLRSTIIKKDASFVNGKKFAATLGVKAAKYEWLLFTDADCKPAGPQWISSMSKYFVDKKSIVLGYGGYINEKGFLNRWIKYDTCFIALQYFGFAMSGMPYMGVGRNMAYRKSLFYEHNGFAAHAHILSGDDDLFVNQAATKKNVAVNLSPDSYTYSVPKKTFREWVWQKSRHISTSKYYKPKHSFFLGLEPISRVLFWGVFAILMFQPLLWQYVLAIFLLRVIIFLIIFGIATRKFNVKGIMPFVVFFDLAMPFVYVYVFLLNRISSKQNKWK
- a CDS encoding sigma-70 family RNA polymerase sigma factor, whose translation is MEINPDALSSKAKLDAELVQQAIDGDQKAYAELMERYRDAIYFMLLKMVNNTADAEDLTIEAFGKAFKSIIQYTPNFAFSTWLFKIASNNAIDFMRKKKLNNVSIDETLRETDVAPISIRSEQPTPEESMITEQKILLLRSVVSKLKPRYRKLVELRYFYEYSYEEISEEMGLPIGTVKAQLFRARELLQNILKNNQVRP
- the rsmG gene encoding 16S rRNA (guanine(527)-N(7))-methyltransferase RsmG, with protein sequence MLQADLILQYFPHLSSRQIEQFSMLDPLYREWNQRINVISRKDIDAIFEHHILHSLAIAKVIDFAPSAKILDIGTGGGFPGIPMAIFFPETKFHLIDSIAKKLKVVDAIVESLQLENVTSQHIRAEQLHAQYDFIVSRAVTNFHSFLPWIQGKMLNRRLHKTPNGAFFLKGGDVDDELGMYAKKATIFPISDFFPDPFYEGKKVIYLPAS
- the dnaN gene encoding DNA polymerase III subunit beta, coding for MKFVVSSTELLSHLQAISKVINSKNTLPILDNFLFKLDGNTLEITASDLETTLITRMTLTNASDPGAIAVPAKFLTEYLGKFSEQPLTFNINTETYSIHINSETGESNIMGYDAEDFPQLPELKKDMVSPLSMPADVVLQGVSKTIFATGDDELRPVMNGIFVEMTTDNITFVASDSHMLVRYRRDDVKAEKNGSFILPKKPASLLRTVLAKEQENVEISFDDKNALFKLSDYTMVCRLVEGMYPAYNSVIPTDNPNKMVIDRVEFLSSLRRVQMFANQATNLVKMELKGNQVTIFAQDIDFSIASHDTLKCQYDGDNMNIGFKANFLSELVANLSSTDISMEMSDPSRAILVLPVQVEIEGEDILMLIMPMTIAE
- a CDS encoding 3'-5' exonuclease, which gives rise to MKLNLKNPLVFFDLETTGMNIASDRIVEISYLKVYPDQREEIKTYRVNPTIPIPKETTAIHGICDDDVKEAPTFNEIAKTLVNCFEGCDFAGYNSNKFDLPLLAEEFLRANLDFDLKKRKFIDVQVIFYKKEQRTLSAAYQFYCNKDLTNAHSAEADTRATYEVLQSQLDMYQDLANDVDLLSEFSAHTKTADFVGRIIYNENKEEVFNFGKYKGQTVTSVLAKDPAYYGWMMNGDFPQYTKNVLTAIKLRGFNSK
- a CDS encoding RidA family protein encodes the protein MQKIIISTGNAPKAIGPYSQAIESNGMLFISGQIPIDPKTGKIVEGGIVEQTEQVLKNIGAILYAAGCSYKNVVKSTCLLAEMAFFKDMNEVYARYFPVDPPARAAFAVKELPMQVLVEIEVIAVK